From Thermoflavifilum aggregans, a single genomic window includes:
- a CDS encoding glycosyltransferase, producing MEANYRQIFQTSNPGRWNRVKWSLRVIIAVAVFFLVVFFIALINATNPSLPRLRDKNEVYKKILNPNDPTTFITRKNLRFQSFQQFIQHHRLQKSGYASHKHKLPLSGSQIRAAFYVPWDAQSFFSLKSNAGKLNMIFPEWIFLTPGDSLQTRIDPAALKIMRDSGVRILPIFSNHFSDDFDGRSVHRMLHHPAIAHRIIHQLKELLISNQFAGVNVDLENLIEKNNDALVAFQRELYDSLHKSGLLVTIDVPPFNEDYDYGRLARAADYLVVMAYDEHDDQSVPGPISDQHWVEGAVSAIENQVPSQKIILGLAAYGYDWPEQAEAANLTYQEALSLAKEYHAHIEFDDDSYNLHFSYLDDDSVLHQVYFTDAATNFNTMRFAAEDGMAGVCFWRLGSEDNRLWSFYDQDLSDSALARKPVDFSKFSTVSLSNDVDYLGEGEVLDVLATPEPGKIALELDTGDLLIAEQHYESLPSTFVIRQFGAAKKKLVLTFDDGPDPRYTPRILDILEKEHVPAAFFLVGINAENNIPLVKREFRDGFEIGDHTFTHPNIAALPPRLAVYEIQATRLLIECITGHSTILFRAPYNADSEPHLMVELIPVAIARKLNYYTIGENIDPEDWDVDDGVNADSIFNRVVRMQDRGNIILLHDAGGNREATVQALPRIIHYFRDHGYQFTTVGDLMGKTRDELMPPIKNKKDYYLIRLNYFFATCTYWMNNLLWALFMVGIALSLGRMLLMAVLAWKENRRRARQTTEPEISIRQPLVSVVIPAYNEEVNIVRTIRTILENDYRPLEIICVDDGSSDHTLEAMEKAYGSHPLVHIFTKPNGGKASALNYGIARAAGDFVVCIDADTQLKSDAITQLMHMFTDESVGAVAGNVKVGNEVNILTRWQSIEYITSQNFDRRAFDLLNCITVVPGAIGAFRKSAILDAGSFTSDTLAEDCDLTIRILRKGYRIRHCPQAISYTEAPETWKMLFKQRFRWCFGIMQSFWKNRDACFNSQYGTLGWVALPNILIFQILLPLLAPLADIILVFGLAFLNMESKIHILSYYLIFLLIDAGAALLAFAFEKADYRKLIWVIPQRLVYRVFMYVVVLKAMKKAIKGELQHWGALKRTGNVQAVPA from the coding sequence ATGGAAGCGAACTATCGGCAAATATTTCAAACCAGTAATCCCGGGAGGTGGAACAGGGTGAAATGGTCTCTGCGGGTGATCATCGCTGTTGCTGTTTTCTTTCTGGTTGTGTTTTTCATTGCCCTGATAAATGCCACCAATCCTTCGCTTCCCCGCCTGCGCGACAAGAACGAGGTGTACAAGAAAATTTTGAATCCCAATGATCCCACCACCTTCATCACCCGGAAAAATTTGCGGTTTCAGAGTTTTCAGCAGTTCATTCAGCATCATCGTTTGCAAAAGTCCGGATATGCGAGCCATAAACATAAACTTCCGCTTTCCGGCAGTCAGATCCGGGCAGCTTTTTATGTACCCTGGGATGCCCAGTCGTTTTTCTCGCTGAAGAGCAATGCGGGTAAACTAAACATGATTTTTCCGGAATGGATTTTCCTGACACCCGGCGATTCCCTGCAAACCCGTATTGATCCGGCTGCTCTGAAGATTATGCGCGACAGCGGGGTGCGTATTCTGCCAATTTTTTCCAACCATTTCAGCGATGATTTTGATGGCCGGTCAGTTCATCGGATGCTGCATCACCCTGCCATTGCGCATCGCATCATCCATCAGCTGAAAGAACTGTTGATCAGCAATCAATTTGCCGGCGTAAATGTGGATCTAGAGAATCTGATAGAAAAAAACAACGATGCGCTGGTAGCCTTCCAGCGTGAATTGTATGATTCCCTGCATAAGTCAGGTTTGTTGGTAACCATTGATGTACCTCCGTTTAATGAGGACTATGATTATGGCCGGCTCGCGCGGGCGGCAGATTATCTGGTGGTAATGGCCTATGATGAACATGACGATCAGAGTGTGCCGGGACCTATCAGCGATCAGCACTGGGTGGAAGGCGCCGTCAGTGCAATCGAGAACCAAGTTCCTTCTCAAAAAATCATTCTGGGATTGGCAGCCTATGGATATGACTGGCCTGAGCAGGCCGAAGCCGCTAATCTCACCTATCAGGAAGCATTGAGCCTGGCAAAAGAATACCATGCCCACATTGAATTTGACGACGATAGTTACAATCTTCATTTCAGCTATCTGGATGATGATTCCGTGCTCCACCAGGTATATTTCACGGATGCCGCCACCAATTTCAATACCATGCGGTTTGCTGCAGAGGATGGCATGGCGGGGGTTTGTTTCTGGCGGCTGGGTTCGGAAGACAATCGGCTCTGGAGCTTTTATGATCAGGATCTCAGCGATTCCGCGCTTGCCCGGAAACCGGTTGACTTCAGCAAATTTTCCACCGTGAGTCTTTCCAACGATGTAGACTATCTGGGGGAAGGAGAAGTGCTGGATGTGCTGGCCACTCCTGAGCCGGGTAAAATAGCTCTTGAGCTTGATACAGGCGATTTGCTTATTGCTGAACAGCACTATGAGAGCCTACCTTCGACTTTTGTGATCCGGCAATTTGGAGCAGCAAAGAAAAAGCTGGTTCTCACCTTTGATGATGGTCCCGATCCGCGTTATACGCCACGCATTCTCGATATCCTCGAAAAGGAACATGTGCCCGCAGCATTTTTCCTGGTAGGCATCAATGCAGAAAACAATATTCCGCTGGTAAAACGGGAATTCCGAGATGGATTTGAAATTGGCGACCACACGTTTACCCATCCCAATATTGCTGCGCTTCCACCCCGCCTGGCCGTCTATGAAATACAAGCCACCCGGCTTCTGATTGAATGCATTACCGGACATTCCACCATTCTGTTCCGGGCTCCGTATAATGCTGATTCAGAGCCTCACCTCATGGTGGAGCTGATACCCGTGGCAATTGCCCGTAAGCTGAACTATTATACTATTGGAGAAAATATTGATCCGGAGGACTGGGATGTGGATGATGGAGTAAATGCCGATAGCATTTTTAATCGGGTGGTGCGCATGCAGGACAGGGGTAACATTATTTTGCTGCATGATGCAGGAGGTAATCGCGAGGCTACCGTGCAGGCATTGCCCCGTATCATCCATTATTTCCGAGACCATGGTTATCAGTTTACCACTGTGGGTGACCTGATGGGCAAAACACGGGATGAACTGATGCCGCCGATTAAAAACAAAAAAGATTATTACCTCATCAGGCTCAACTACTTTTTTGCCACCTGCACATATTGGATGAACAACCTGCTCTGGGCTCTGTTCATGGTAGGCATTGCTCTTTCCCTGGGCAGGATGTTGCTGATGGCTGTGCTGGCCTGGAAAGAAAACAGAAGACGGGCCAGGCAAACGACAGAACCTGAAATCTCCATCAGGCAGCCCCTGGTGAGTGTAGTCATACCAGCCTACAACGAAGAAGTGAACATTGTGCGTACCATCCGCACCATTCTGGAAAACGATTATCGTCCGCTGGAAATCATATGTGTGGATGATGGTTCATCAGATCACACACTGGAAGCCATGGAAAAAGCCTATGGCAGCCATCCCCTGGTACATATTTTTACCAAACCCAATGGGGGCAAGGCTTCTGCGTTGAACTACGGTATTGCTCGCGCTGCGGGTGACTTTGTGGTTTGTATTGATGCCGATACCCAGCTGAAATCAGATGCCATCACGCAGCTGATGCACATGTTTACGGATGAATCGGTAGGGGCTGTAGCGGGCAATGTAAAGGTGGGCAATGAAGTGAATATTCTTACCCGCTGGCAGTCCATAGAATACATTACCAGCCAGAATTTCGACCGGAGAGCGTTCGACTTGCTGAATTGTATCACAGTGGTACCCGGAGCGATAGGGGCTTTCCGCAAATCGGCCATTCTGGATGCAGGGAGCTTCACTTCTGATACGCTTGCTGAGGATTGTGACCTGACGATTCGTATTTTACGAAAAGGATATCGCATCAGGCATTGCCCTCAGGCCATTTCCTATACCGAAGCTCCTGAAACCTGGAAAATGCTGTTCAAACAGCGTTTCCGCTGGTGTTTCGGCATTATGCAAAGTTTCTGGAAAAACCGCGACGCCTGCTTTAACAGCCAATATGGTACCCTGGGCTGGGTGGCCTTGCCCAACATCCTTATTTTTCAGATATTGCTTCCGTTGCTGGCTCCGCTGGCCGATATTATCCTGGTGTTCGGCCTGGCTTTTTTAAATATGGAAAGCAAAATCCATATTCTTTCCTATTATCTTATCTTTCTGTTGATTGATGCCGGGGCGGCCCTGCTGGCATTTGCATTTGAAAAGGCAGATTACAGAAAGCTGATTTGGGTAATTCCCCAGAGACTGGTGTATCGGGTGTTTATGTATGTTGTGGTACTGAAGGCGATGAAAAAGGCTATCAAAGGCGAATTGCAGCATTGGGGGGCTCTGAAACGTACAGGTAATGTCCAGGCAGTTCCGGCCTAA
- the tatC gene encoding twin-arginine translocase subunit TatC has protein sequence MFRQLFKNNPDKAEMSFFDHLEELRWHIIRSLIAVLVAATLVFIFIHQIYNDIIMGPTHPEFITYRILCQIDRALHLGNKLCLQSLDIHFQNLEVSGQFMLSLTSSVVIGVIVSVPYILWEFWRFIKPALTPQEIRYARGIVFWTSLLFFLGVSFGYFLIAPYALTFFANYKISNQFENIFTVQSYLSMLSQLVIGLGCIFELPILVYFLTKIGLVTPKFLKTYRRHAILVIVVLAAFIAPPDITSQLIIAFPLYLLYELSITISARVLKQEKEKAVQEWS, from the coding sequence ATGTTCCGGCAGCTGTTCAAAAACAATCCAGATAAGGCAGAAATGTCGTTTTTCGATCACCTGGAGGAATTACGCTGGCATATTATCCGGTCGCTGATTGCTGTTTTGGTAGCTGCCACGCTGGTGTTTATTTTCATTCACCAGATTTACAACGATATTATCATGGGCCCAACCCATCCGGAGTTTATTACCTACCGCATTCTTTGCCAGATTGATCGGGCATTGCATCTGGGCAATAAACTTTGCCTGCAGTCGCTGGATATTCATTTTCAGAATCTGGAAGTGTCGGGGCAATTCATGCTGAGTCTTACTTCTTCCGTAGTTATTGGCGTGATTGTATCCGTTCCGTATATCCTGTGGGAATTCTGGCGATTCATCAAGCCAGCACTCACACCCCAGGAAATCCGCTATGCCCGGGGTATTGTGTTCTGGACATCCCTGTTGTTTTTTTTGGGTGTATCATTCGGATATTTTCTGATTGCTCCGTATGCGCTCACCTTTTTTGCCAATTATAAAATCTCCAATCAGTTTGAGAACATCTTCACCGTGCAGAGCTATCTGAGCATGCTGTCGCAGCTGGTCATCGGGTTGGGATGCATTTTTGAACTTCCTATTCTGGTTTATTTTCTTACCAAAATCGGATTGGTTACACCCAAATTTTTGAAAACCTATCGCCGGCATGCCATTCTGGTAATTGTGGTGCTGGCAGCTTTTATTGCACCGCCCGATATCACCAGCCAGCTCATCATAGCCTTTCCGCTTTATTTGCTGTATGAATTAAGCATCACCATTTCAGCGCGTGTATTGAAACAGGAAAAGGAAAAAGCCGTTCAGGAATGGTCTTAA
- a CDS encoding sugar porter family MFS transporter, whose translation MFATYRKAVGYALIAALGGFLFGFDTAVISGVEKTIQQLWQLSNLWHGFTVSAALFGTAFGALFAGRPAERFGRKKMLQVIGFLYAFTSIATALSHHWIDFIVFRFLGGLAVGASSVVGPMYISEISPARLRGRLVGFFQLNVVVGILVAFLSNYFLMKYLGPGSWRLMLGVQAVPALIFFALVFAIPESPRWLVGHDRLQQAREVLLLLQTEQVDEALAQIKNSLQHRENLVKEKLWQKKYARPIAFAMLLAMFNQLSGINAILYYAPRIFEMTGIQADVAFLQAMCVGITNLIFTLIAMSLIDRFGRKTLLIIGSIGMIVFLGLTSVAFFHQVHGGFAVMGYLIGFIAFFAFSQGAVIWVFISEIFPNRVRSKGQAIASTTHWTMDILISWLFPWMAATLGGGISFLIFSGMMALQLIFVWQFLPETKGKSLEEIQAALHIDVTPSAISA comes from the coding sequence ATGTTTGCAACATATCGCAAAGCTGTTGGCTATGCCCTGATCGCTGCCCTGGGCGGGTTTCTCTTTGGCTTTGATACTGCTGTGATTTCCGGAGTTGAAAAAACCATTCAGCAACTCTGGCAACTCAGCAACCTGTGGCATGGATTTACTGTTTCGGCGGCCCTTTTTGGAACGGCATTCGGTGCCTTATTTGCTGGCCGTCCCGCAGAACGATTCGGCCGCAAAAAGATGCTACAGGTGATCGGTTTCCTGTATGCCTTCACTTCCATCGCCACAGCCTTAAGCCATCACTGGATTGATTTTATTGTATTCCGGTTTTTAGGCGGACTGGCTGTGGGAGCTTCTTCTGTCGTGGGGCCCATGTACATTTCCGAGATTTCACCTGCCCGGCTGCGGGGGCGGCTGGTGGGCTTTTTCCAGTTAAATGTGGTGGTGGGCATTTTGGTTGCCTTTTTATCCAACTATTTTCTAATGAAATACCTCGGACCCGGCTCCTGGCGCCTGATGCTGGGCGTACAAGCTGTGCCGGCACTTATCTTTTTTGCACTGGTTTTTGCCATACCGGAGAGCCCGCGATGGCTCGTTGGGCATGATCGCCTTCAGCAAGCCCGGGAAGTGTTGCTGCTGCTGCAAACCGAACAGGTGGATGAAGCCCTGGCGCAGATTAAAAACTCCCTGCAGCACCGGGAGAATCTGGTGAAGGAAAAACTCTGGCAGAAAAAATACGCCCGTCCTATTGCGTTTGCTATGCTGCTGGCTATGTTTAACCAGCTTTCGGGCATCAATGCCATTCTGTATTATGCACCCCGTATTTTTGAAATGACCGGCATCCAGGCTGATGTGGCCTTTCTTCAGGCCATGTGCGTGGGTATCACCAACCTGATTTTTACACTCATAGCCATGTCGCTTATCGATCGCTTCGGAAGGAAAACCCTGTTAATCATTGGTTCCATTGGGATGATTGTATTTTTAGGTCTCACCTCCGTGGCATTCTTTCATCAGGTGCATGGAGGTTTTGCAGTTATGGGATATCTGATAGGCTTTATTGCATTTTTTGCTTTTTCTCAGGGAGCCGTGATCTGGGTATTTATTTCCGAAATTTTTCCCAACAGAGTCCGTTCAAAGGGACAGGCCATTGCCAGCACCACCCATTGGACCATGGATATCCTTATTTCTTGGCTGTTCCCGTGGATGGCAGCTACGCTGGGCGGTGGAATCAGTTTCCTGATATTTTCCGGTATGATGGCCCTGCAACTGATTTTTGTATGGCAATTTCTGCCGGAAACCAAAGGAAAATCACTGGAAGAAATTCAGGCTGCCCTGCATATTGACGTCACCCCGTCGGCTATCTCGGCTTAA
- a CDS encoding porin family protein — translation MRAYWSMGFAFCFVTASLIASAQKNDLYFGVQGGLSIPNLEAGSGASPISKGYSSRLGPDFGIFADIHFSSLFSLQPGIDYSSQGGKKNGQQAIAASQFNPQAPPDAYVYANYKSEAKLNYLQIPVLAKFGWDFGKKKNWRFAVDVGPYVGFLVYAKNVTSGSSPVYADPQETQQIAPTQSFDANEDIKDQLHKANVGVQGGVGLQLDIHRQGYVFLHAGGNYGFLNIQKYEQDGKNHTGAATILIGYAIRLNG, via the coding sequence ATGCGTGCTTATTGGTCAATGGGTTTTGCCTTTTGTTTTGTAACGGCAAGCCTTATCGCTTCAGCCCAGAAAAATGATTTGTATTTCGGGGTCCAGGGCGGGTTAAGTATTCCCAACCTGGAGGCAGGGTCAGGAGCCAGCCCCATCAGCAAAGGATATTCTTCTCGTCTGGGGCCTGATTTCGGCATATTTGCCGATATCCACTTTAGCTCGTTGTTCTCCCTCCAACCTGGAATTGATTATTCTTCGCAGGGAGGTAAAAAAAATGGCCAGCAGGCTATCGCTGCCAGTCAATTTAATCCACAGGCACCACCTGATGCCTATGTGTATGCCAATTACAAAAGCGAAGCCAAGCTTAATTACCTGCAGATTCCCGTTCTTGCCAAGTTTGGCTGGGATTTCGGGAAAAAGAAAAACTGGCGTTTTGCCGTAGATGTAGGCCCATACGTGGGATTTCTGGTATATGCCAAAAATGTGACTTCAGGCTCCAGTCCGGTATATGCTGATCCGCAGGAAACCCAGCAGATTGCTCCCACGCAGTCTTTTGATGCAAACGAAGATATTAAAGACCAGCTTCACAAGGCCAATGTGGGAGTGCAGGGAGGTGTAGGTCTTCAACTTGATATTCACCGGCAGGGCTATGTATTTCTGCATGCAGGTGGCAACTATGGTTTTCTCAATATTCAGAAATACGAACAGGATGGGAAAAATCATACCGGAGCTGCCACCATTCTCATCGGATATGCCATCCGCCTAAATGGATGA
- a CDS encoding deoxyhypusine synthase family protein, protein MAKGPISQFIEHHYRHFNAAALVDAAKAYEAHLQAGGKMMITLAGAMSTAELGISLAEMIRQDKVHIISCTGANLEEDIMNLVAHNHYKRVPHYRDLTPREEWELLQQGYNRVTDTCIPEEEAFRRIQHHIEKIWKQAQERGERYFPHEFMYQLLLSKVMEADYEIDPKDSWMLAAAEKNLPIVVPGWEDSTLGNIFASYCIKGELQPSIMKTGIEYMMYLADWYRNNSSGKGVGFFQIGGGIAGDFPICVVPMMYQDLGWKDVPFWSYFCQISDSTTSYGSYSGAVPNEKITWGKLGIDTPKFIIESDATIVAPLSFAWVLGW, encoded by the coding sequence ATGGCCAAGGGTCCTATTTCTCAATTCATCGAACATCACTACCGGCATTTCAATGCAGCGGCATTAGTAGATGCTGCAAAAGCTTATGAAGCCCATTTGCAGGCCGGCGGCAAAATGATGATTACCCTGGCCGGAGCCATGAGTACGGCCGAGCTGGGTATTTCCCTGGCTGAAATGATCCGCCAGGACAAAGTGCATATCATCAGTTGCACGGGCGCCAATCTGGAAGAAGATATCATGAACCTGGTGGCACATAACCATTACAAACGGGTGCCTCATTATCGTGACTTAACTCCCCGGGAAGAATGGGAACTGCTGCAGCAAGGATATAACCGCGTGACCGATACCTGCATACCGGAAGAAGAAGCCTTCCGGCGCATCCAGCATCACATTGAAAAAATCTGGAAACAGGCTCAGGAAAGGGGAGAACGCTATTTCCCGCATGAATTCATGTACCAGCTGCTGCTGAGCAAAGTGATGGAAGCTGATTATGAAATTGATCCGAAAGATAGCTGGATGCTGGCCGCTGCAGAAAAAAACCTGCCCATTGTGGTTCCTGGCTGGGAAGATAGTACACTGGGCAATATTTTCGCCTCTTACTGCATCAAAGGCGAGCTCCAGCCCTCTATCATGAAAACCGGTATTGAATACATGATGTATTTAGCCGATTGGTATCGGAACAATTCCTCAGGCAAAGGTGTGGGCTTTTTCCAGATCGGAGGCGGCATTGCAGGCGATTTCCCGATCTGCGTGGTCCCAATGATGTATCAGGATCTGGGCTGGAAAGACGTGCCCTTCTGGAGCTATTTCTGCCAAATATCCGATTCTACCACTTCCTATGGTTCCTATTCCGGAGCCGTCCCCAACGAAAAAATCACCTGGGGAAAACTGGGTATCGATACGCCCAAATTTATCATTGAATCAGATGCCACCATCGTAGCACCCCTGAGTTTTGCCTGGGTGCTGGGCTGGTAA
- a CDS encoding acyl carrier protein phosphodiesterase produces MINSQMNFLAHAYLSFYNPPVLVGNMIADFVKGKKSLNRFPETIQAGIVLHRAIDEFTDTHPVTHQVRDVFRLHYGLCAALFADVIYDYFLANDSHIFNEYSLQTFAQYTYQTLHAYRQWWPDDFDRVFTYMETQNWLWNYRTESGLFRSMESLIRRFHLAQGIQPAIDDFHTHYEKLQGCYQHFFPALQSFVRNFHPLHA; encoded by the coding sequence ATGATAAATTCACAGATGAATTTTCTCGCACATGCATATCTGTCTTTTTACAATCCGCCTGTACTGGTGGGCAATATGATTGCTGATTTTGTAAAAGGGAAAAAATCCTTAAACCGGTTTCCGGAAACCATCCAGGCCGGCATTGTATTGCATCGTGCCATAGATGAATTCACAGATACCCATCCCGTTACCCATCAGGTGCGGGATGTGTTTCGTCTGCATTACGGGTTATGCGCTGCACTTTTTGCAGATGTGATTTATGATTATTTTCTGGCCAATGACAGCCATATTTTTAATGAATATTCCCTGCAAACATTTGCACAATACACTTATCAGACGCTGCATGCCTACCGGCAGTGGTGGCCGGATGATTTTGATCGTGTATTCACGTATATGGAAACCCAGAACTGGTTATGGAATTATCGGACGGAATCCGGGTTGTTCCGCAGCATGGAGAGCCTCATTCGGCGATTTCATTTAGCACAGGGCATTCAGCCGGCTATTGATGATTTTCACACGCATTATGAAAAGTTGCAAGGCTGCTATCAGCATTTCTTTCCGGCGCTGCAATCATTTGTCCGGAATTTTCATCCCCTTCACGCATGA
- a CDS encoding DUF2911 domain-containing protein: protein MKKVFLLIFVLACCTWATQKGYAQQDQVKFPPLDVSPMDMSYYPPNYPAAKLRGNAGQLIMRVIYSRPQKKGRTIFGGLEPFGKVDRLGANEADELDVFSPVTIGGKTLQPGRYTFYAIFQPDKWTFIVNSETDTWGAFGYDPQKDIVRVDVPVQHLSEPVEALSMVFQKTDKGADLVIGWDTTMVRVPFTF from the coding sequence ATGAAAAAAGTCTTTCTCCTCATCTTCGTGCTCGCCTGCTGCACATGGGCAACCCAAAAAGGTTATGCCCAGCAGGACCAGGTTAAATTTCCTCCGCTGGATGTAAGCCCGATGGATATGTCGTATTATCCTCCCAATTATCCGGCGGCCAAACTGCGCGGCAATGCCGGCCAGCTAATCATGCGGGTTATTTACAGCCGGCCGCAGAAAAAAGGCCGTACTATTTTTGGCGGATTGGAGCCATTTGGTAAAGTAGATCGTTTGGGTGCCAATGAAGCAGATGAATTGGATGTATTTTCACCTGTAACCATTGGTGGTAAAACCTTGCAGCCCGGGAGGTATACTTTTTATGCCATTTTTCAACCTGATAAGTGGACATTTATCGTTAATTCCGAAACTGATACCTGGGGCGCTTTTGGCTATGATCCCCAAAAAGATATTGTGCGGGTGGATGTACCTGTACAGCATCTGAGCGAGCCCGTAGAAGCCCTGAGTATGGTATTTCAGAAAACCGACAAGGGTGCTGATCTGGTAATTGGATGGGATACTACGATGGTGCGGGTACCTTTTACATTTTGA